A region of the Bacteroidales bacterium genome:
GGCTGAACCTTAACATCTTGGTCGAACAGATAGAGTTGATTCTCCTCGATAATTCTTATTAACATGTTGTCGTAATTTTTTTCTGTAGCGTAACCAGCAGCCTTTAAGCCTCTACACCAACCTTTGTAGTCGGATGGCGACAATTCGAATAAAAATGCGTATCTGCTACCTTGTGATAAAAAGTCACTATGATCTCGAAATGACTCTTCGGCGTTATCGTAAGCTCTGAAACATTCGCCTTTGTGGTCGTCGTCGTGAGTTATCTTTCTTCCTGTCCAGTTCTTGTGGCACTTAATTCCAAAGTGGTTGTTTGCCTCTTTTGCCAACCTGCTGTTACCCGAACCCGACTCTAAAATCCCCTGTGACAGTGTAATAGATGCAGGAACACCTGTCCTTTGCATCTCTTCAATAGCGATATCTTTATATAATAAAATATATTCTTCGCGAAGTATCTTCTGGGAGAAAAGTAGCTGTCCCAGAAAAATTAAAATAAGACTAAAATTTACTTTTGACATTTGTTGGTAGTTTTACGTAAAACACTTTATCTTGCTAATTGTGTTATTTTTGTAGAAATAAATTGATCTCAATTGCAAATATACCTATTTGTAGATATTGAAAAAACGATATTTGTGATAATTTAGCAAAACAAGACTATGAAGACAATAGAGATTAAATCAATAATAAATGAATATAGCTCATTAGAAGAGCTTAGTGAGGTATCGAAAAACTTGTGTAATTCGGCTTTAGAAGCGGCAAAAACTGCTTACGCTCCCTATAGTAAATTTCAGGTAGGGGCTGCAATAATGTTGGAAAATGGGGTGGTGGTAAAGGGTAGTAATCAGGAGAATGCGGCTTATCCAAGTGGATTGTGCGCAGAGCGTGTTGCTCTGTTTTATGCTAACTCAACTTATCCCGATCAAGCAGTTGAAGCTATTGCTATTACAGCAATTCATAATGGAAGTCAAGTTGAAAATCCAATTTCTCCGTGTGGTAGTTGCAGGCAGGTTATTGCAGAAACGAAACAAAGATTTAACAAAAAAATAAAGATACTTTTATACTCTTCTAGCAAAATTTTGGAAATAAGTGATTCTGATACACTGCTTCCTCTTTCTTTTGTAATGGATGATTCAGAGTAGTTGATTAATATCGCTTTGCGCCTTTTCGTAATCTTCAGGAATACCAATATCAATAAAATATCCATCGGAGACAGTTCCGTAAACAGTTTTATTCTTGACCTCTTTTTCTAAAACATCTTTCTCAAACGAGAATTTTTCTGCACTTACGGAGTTAACAATGTCTTTATCAACAACATATACGCCTGTATTGATAAGTCCAAATTTGCAAAACTGCTTCTCCTGAAACTGAGTTACCAATCCCGATTTATCTGTTTTAACCGAGCCGTAGCGGTCAAAGTTTTTAAGCTCTTTAAGCGACAAAGTTATTTTGGCACCATTTTGTTTATGAAAATTTGCTAACTCTCTTAAATCCGATTTGAAAAAACTGTCGCCATTCAGCAAAAAGAAGCAGTCAGATTTAATGCTGTTTGATGAGAACTTTACTGCCCCGCCAGTTCCTAAAGGCTGGTTTTCAATTGCATAGACCAACTCTAAATTTTCAAACTTTTCGCCAAAGTACTCAATAATTGTCTCGTGACGGTACCCTACACTAAGCACAACTCTATTTAATCCAAACGAGTTGATGTACTTCAAAATATAGTAAATAAATGGCTTGTTGCCAACTGGAGCCATTGGTTTAGGCACATCAGAAACAACTGATTGTAAGCGTGTTCCGAAGCCACCGGCGAGAATTATAGCCTCTTTGCAAATCATGGCTTAGGAAATAGTGTTGATTCAACAATTTCGCAAATAATGTGACCAATCATAATATGAGATTCCTGTATGCGTGGAGTATCGTTCGATGGCACATTTATCAGAATATCAGAGACTTCTTTCATTTTTCCGCCAGTTGAGCCAGTTAACGATATAGTTTTCATTCCTAGCTTCTTAGCTTGCTCCATTGCTTTTATAACATTTTTGGAATTTCCAGATGTACTTAGCCCAA
Encoded here:
- a CDS encoding LysM peptidoglycan-binding domain-containing protein gives rise to the protein MSKVNFSLILIFLGQLLFSQKILREEYILLYKDIAIEEMQRTGVPASITLSQGILESGSGNSRLAKEANNHFGIKCHKNWTGRKITHDDDHKGECFRAYDNAEESFRDHSDFLSQGSRYAFLFELSPSDYKGWCRGLKAAGYATEKNYDNMLIRIIEENQLYLFDQDVKVQPRIAQQTTTTQIIKDVKPTKPIVKTPESTEIDLYGVKGGQINRIDYVIAQKNDTWRSLTKKHNKMPWELYKYNDISREMSAEIKQGQVIFLQPKRRKADRDFRYHTVTEGETMWSISQKYGIRLNRLYKLNRMEADEEPEVGQKMYLRKRKPENS
- the cdd gene encoding cytidine deaminase, which codes for MKTIEIKSIINEYSSLEELSEVSKNLCNSALEAAKTAYAPYSKFQVGAAIMLENGVVVKGSNQENAAYPSGLCAERVALFYANSTYPDQAVEAIAITAIHNGSQVENPISPCGSCRQVIAETKQRFNKKIKILLYSSSKILEISDSDTLLPLSFVMDDSE
- a CDS encoding NTP transferase domain-containing protein — its product is MICKEAIILAGGFGTRLQSVVSDVPKPMAPVGNKPFIYYILKYINSFGLNRVVLSVGYRHETIIEYFGEKFENLELVYAIENQPLGTGGAVKFSSNSIKSDCFFLLNGDSFFKSDLRELANFHKQNGAKITLSLKELKNFDRYGSVKTDKSGLVTQFQEKQFCKFGLINTGVYVVDKDIVNSVSAEKFSFEKDVLEKEVKNKTVYGTVSDGYFIDIGIPEDYEKAQSDINQLL